The Elusimicrobiota bacterium genome has a segment encoding these proteins:
- a CDS encoding nucleoside-diphosphate sugar epimerase: IYNIGGGEENIISLLECIKLIEDILGKKVDYAFEPERFGDLKYFVCDSRKAEKYLNWKSKIKPREGVEKLIAWIKNNHGLFRS; the protein is encoded by the coding sequence GAATATATAATATTGGCGGAGGAGAAGAAAATATTATATCTTTGTTAGAATGCATAAAGTTGATAGAGGATATTTTGGGAAAGAAGGTGGATTATGCTTTTGAGCCGGAACGTTTCGGAGATCTAAAATATTTTGTTTGTGATAGTAGAAAAGCCGAGAAATATCTAAACTGGAAATCAAAAATAAAACCCAGAGAAGGTGTTGAGAAACTAATTGCCTGGATTAAAAATAATCACGGGCTTTTTAGGAGCTAA